The genomic stretch GCACCCCCAAATTTCGCGTCCGCGCCCACAACCGCTGCAAGATCTGCGGACGCCCTCACGCCTATATGCGGAAATTTGGGATGTGCCGGATTTGCTTCCGCAACCTGGCCTACAAAGGGGAAATCCCCGGCGTGACCAAGGCCAGTTGGTAAAGATACACGGAGGGGGGTACCAGCCCAATGGTCATGACCGATCCAATCGCGGATTTCCTGA from Heliomicrobium modesticaldum Ice1 encodes the following:
- a CDS encoding type Z 30S ribosomal protein S14 yields the protein MAKTSMIVKQSRTPKFRVRAHNRCKICGRPHAYMRKFGMCRICFRNLAYKGEIPGVTKASW